The Fibrobacter sp. region GAGTTTTGGCACCCTTGGAGTTCTTGCCCCAGGGAGAGCACGGATGACGACCACCAGAAGTACGTCCTTCACCACCACCGAGCGGGTGGTCGACCGGGTTCATCACGACACCGCGGACGGACGGGCGCTTGCCGAGCCAGCGAGAGCGGCCTGCAGAACCCGAGGATTCATTCATGTGATCGATATTGGAAACCTGACCGACAACGGCGAGGCAGTCTTCGGAGATGAAGCGGACTTCACCACTCGGGAGCTTGACCTGGCAGAGCTTGCCGTCCTTGGCGACGAGTTCAGCAGCGGCACCGGCGGAGCGGACCAGCTGAGCACCCTTGCCCGGCTTGAGCTCGATGTTGTGGATCATCGTGTTCAGCGGGATGTCGCGGATCGGGAGAGCGTTACCCACGCGGAACTCGGCACCTGCGCCGGCGTTCAGCACATCACCGACCTTGACAGTAGCCGGGGCGATGATGTAGGCGCGCTTGCCGTTCTGGTACTTGACCAGGGCGATACGGGCGGAACGGTTCGGATCGTATTCGATCGTCTCGACCGTGCAGGGGATGCCTGCGAACTTGCGCTTGAAATCGATGATACGGTAAAGTTTCTTGTGACCACCACCACGACGGCGGGAGGTGATTTCACCAACGTTGTTACGGCCGGAGCTGCTCTTGATACCTTCGGTAAGGGGCTTGTACGGCTTGTCGGCAGTGATTTCCTTGCGGTCACCAATCTGCTTGTAACGAAGCGTCGGGGTAAGAGGGCGATAAGACTTCAGACCCATAGTTATACTCCTTCGAACTCGGCAATCTTTTGCCCGGCCTTGAGTGTGATGTAGGCCTTCTTCCAGTTGGGTTTCTTGCCGGCAACCATGCGAACGCGCTTGATCTTACCGCGGGTAATCACGGTATTCACAGAGTCGACCTTCACATCGAAGCGCTTTTCGATAGCAGCCTTGATGTCGGTCTTGGTGGCGTCCATGGCGACCTTGAACACGTACTTGTGCACATCGTTACGCGGATTGACCATGTTCTTCATGGTTTCTTCGGTAATGTGCGGGGTCAGCAGGATTTCACGAATTTCCTTCATTAGCGGCCTCCTTCAAGTTCCGCGAGAGCGGCCTGGGAGATGACAACGTTGTTGGCGCGGACGATGTCGTAAGTGTTGACATCTTCGACGCGTGCGCAACGGCACCAAGGAATGTTGTTGGAGGAGAGGTAAAGGTTCGCATCCTTCTCGCTA contains the following coding sequences:
- the rplB gene encoding 50S ribosomal protein L2; its protein translation is MGLKSYRPLTPTLRYKQIGDRKEITADKPYKPLTEGIKSSSGRNNVGEITSRRRGGGHKKLYRIIDFKRKFAGIPCTVETIEYDPNRSARIALVKYQNGKRAYIIAPATVKVGDVLNAGAGAEFRVGNALPIRDIPLNTMIHNIELKPGKGAQLVRSAGAAAELVAKDGKLCQVKLPSGEVRFISEDCLAVVGQVSNIDHMNESSGSAGRSRWLGKRPSVRGVVMNPVDHPLGGGEGRTSGGRHPCSPWGKNSKGAKTRNNKRTDKYIVRRRQKRA
- the rplW gene encoding 50S ribosomal protein L23; protein product: MKEIREILLTPHITEETMKNMVNPRNDVHKYVFKVAMDATKTDIKAAIEKRFDVKVDSVNTVITRGKIKRVRMVAGKKPNWKKAYITLKAGQKIAEFEGV